One Diabrotica virgifera virgifera chromosome 3, PGI_DIABVI_V3a genomic window carries:
- the LOC126882701 gene encoding transcription initiation factor TFIID subunit 7-like yields MLHFKPEKIKKSMKISVDPVDNKVSVDLNRKKLFGNLHKLPTIIESQKTNIDNNKSLLYKSADICYLADCSGEESTKKKAETPHGICPPLKNVKTKRFRKTLCNKESAFETESLSKELYHLLRADLEAVSYKTNIFLCI; encoded by the coding sequence ATGCTTCATTTCAAACCagagaaaataaagaaatctATGAAGATATCTGTAGATCCAGTAGATAATAAAGTATCAGTAGATCTGAACCGTAAGAAATTGTTTGGAAATCTACACAAGTTACCCACCATCATAGAATCTCAGAAAACTAATATAGATAACAATAAAAGCTTACTGTATAAAAGTGCAGATATATGCTACTTAGCAGATTGTAGTGGTGAAGAAAGTACCAAAAAGAAAGCTGAAACTCCACATGGAATTTGCCCGCCATTAAAGAATGTGAAAACTAAGAGGTTTAGAAAAACTTTATGTAACAAAGAATCAGCGTTTGAAACAGAGAGCCTTTCAAAGGAATTATACCATCTCTTACGAGCTGATCTGGAAGCGGTTAGTTACAAGACAAATATTTTTCTGTGTATTtaa